The genomic interval CGATGTTCAGGGTGACCTGTGCTGCGGTTTGGAGTGCGACCTGCACCATGACTCGGCTCGTGATTGTCGCCATCTCCCGGACGGTGATTCGCGTCGTGACCCTCGGCGTCACTCGCGAGATGACCTGCACTGCTACTCGTGGGGTGATTCGCAGGGCGACTTGCAAGGCGATTCTCAGGGCCATTCGCGGGGCAAACCTCCGGGTGTCTGCTGTGGTTCGCGCGCTGAATCGTGACCGATTTGCGCGGCGAGTCTCAGAGCTCGGTTCCAACGCAGGCGGCCAGGTAGCTTCTTTCCGTGACGCCCGGCGAGGAAAAGCGGGAGCTAAGCTCCCGCAGTCCACGGGCAGCGGGACGCGATCACGCGCGAAAGCAGGGGACAGTCCAGAGGGGACACGTCCACGAAGCGACGCGAGGAGCGCGTCGCGGATGTGTCCCCGGCGCGAGGACGCGCGGTACAGTCCCCGTTTTCGCGAGCTAGAACCTGAGGAAGGCTCCGACTCCACCGCTGCGTGTCAGCTCTTTGGCGGCATCGCCCTTTACGACCTCGATGGGCAGGCCGTGGTCGATCACGAGGCGCGGCAGAACCGCGGCCAGGCTGACCTTCGTCATGTCCGCGGCGCTGCATTTTCCACAGTGGCTGTTGGTGCTCGCGCTGATAGTCTTGCACTGGGCGCACCGGCTGACCTCGGCATCGAAGTCCTTGGCCACGATCAGTCGTGAGGCCCGGCCGTCCTGCACGAATTTGAGGACCGGGTCGACGCCGACCGCTGCCTTTTTGCTGATGCCCGCGGCCCCGAACAGCTCGGCGACAAGAGCATGCTCGCGCTGCTGTTCCCAGGCGGCGATGGCCGGCAGCACTTTGTGAACGGCGTCCGTCGGGTTGGTGAACGTCTCCATGTTCATCTGGGTGACGACGAGGTTGCCGATGTCGGGGGGCAGGGACTTGGCGAAATCAGGCAGCACCGATTTGGTCCCGGCGAGGACCAGCCGGCGAATCCGGTAGCGTTCGACAAGCTCGGCCAGCGGTTTGTGGAGCGTCTTCCAGAAGCGCCTGACCTGCTCCATGTATCGCTGGTCGAAGGCTTCGACGCTCCGCCCGCCCTTCTGGACCGAGTCGCCCCCGCCCTTTGACCCGACGACCTGTTTGCGCCACTGGCTGGTGTCGATATCGGCGCGGAACTCTTTGAATACCTCGAACTCGTTCAGCCGAACCGAGAGGAAGCGGACGTGCTCAATGCCGGCGACCAGCACACCATACGGCCGGTATTCCTCGATGAGCCACAGCAATTGGGCAGTGTTGGGTAGCCCCCAGCTTGCCTCGTCGCGAACCGGGATTCGGGAGGGGAACTCATCCCACGACTTGGGGCCGGCGAAAACAAGGAGTGAGTTGCCCGCGGGTTGGTACTGGCTGAC from bacterium carries:
- a CDS encoding VLRF1 family aeRF1-type release factor — protein: MVSPSDVKRLTESTDRHILTLYFNTRSDQQRSAYPARLRSLLHGIEAAVPAEDRKLYDQAAAKLMNFVSQYQPAGNSLLVFAGPKSWDEFPSRIPVRDEASWGLPNTAQLLWLIEEYRPYGVLVAGIEHVRFLSVRLNEFEVFKEFRADIDTSQWRKQVVGSKGGGDSVQKGGRSVEAFDQRYMEQVRRFWKTLHKPLAELVERYRIRRLVLAGTKSVLPDFAKSLPPDIGNLVVTQMNMETFTNPTDAVHKVLPAIAAWEQQREHALVAELFGAAGISKKAAVGVDPVLKFVQDGRASRLIVAKDFDAEVSRCAQCKTISASTNSHCGKCSAADMTKVSLAAVLPRLVIDHGLPIEVVKGDAAKELTRSGGVGAFLRF